AAATGCGGTGCAAAAGCGGCCTTGGTTTTCGGACACGCCAAATCAGGTTTAAGGTGCGATCCAGGGTCAGCATCATGATCGTTGCTGTCACCAACAAAAAACCAATACCAATTAAGGATAGTGTTCTGGCTTTGGCAATGAACTGATTGATATAGCGATAAATCATGGTGGCAAAACCATCGGGCAGCAGGTTTTGCACCACCAGCAGCTGCACGGCTTCCAGAATTTTGGAAAAAATTGGAAACGACGCCAACGTGGCAAAGGCCAGCGTGAGCAACGGCACCATCGCCAGCAAAGAGATAAAGCTCAGGCTTGCCGCAGTCTGCCCAAGTCGAAGTTCTCGCTCACGGGCCGCCATGGCCCGCACAAAATACGCCAGGTTCAATTTGAGTTGGGTCGACATGCGCCTATCATAAAGTCTTGTCCCCCTTAAAACGGAGCCAGTAGTGGAAATCCTTGTCGTGTACTACAGCCGATATGGCGCCACCCGAAAACTTGCCGATGCCATCTGCGACGGCATTGCTCTGGTTCCAGGCTGTCAGGCCCGCTTAAGAACCGTGCCGCCGGTATCCGCTGTCTGCGAAGCAACCGAACCCGCCATTCCTGCCGAAGGCCCCCCGTATGCCGAACCAAAAGACCTGGAAGAATGCGATGGCCTGGTGTTGGGATCGCCCACACGGTTTGGCAACATGGCAGCGCCCATGAAATTCTTTTTAGATCAGACCATCAGCCAGTGGCTCTCTGGCGCAATGGTTGGAAAACCGGCCGGTGTGTTTACCAGCACGGGAAGTATGCATGGCGGCCAAGAAGCCACACTGCTTTCCATGATGCTGCCACTGCTTCACCACGGCATGATCATCGTGGGCATTCCTTATCGAGATACCGACTTGCTCACCACCACATCGGGCGGAACCCCTTATGGCGCTTCTCATTTGGCGGGCGCCGATAGCGCCAAGCCAGTGACCGATGAAGAGATCCGCATTGCCCGTGCGCTTGGCCAGCGCATTGCGCTTACTGCAAAAAAATTAAAGAGCGCATAAGTGAATTCCACCGCAACACCTTTGGCCCAGATCACTGTGCCCAAGCCATGGCCAGTGCTCACAACAGTCTTGGCAGTG
The nucleotide sequence above comes from beta proteobacterium MWH-UniP1. Encoded proteins:
- the wrbA gene encoding NAD(P)H:quinone oxidoreductase → MEILVVYYSRYGATRKLADAICDGIALVPGCQARLRTVPPVSAVCEATEPAIPAEGPPYAEPKDLEECDGLVLGSPTRFGNMAAPMKFFLDQTISQWLSGAMVGKPAGVFTSTGSMHGGQEATLLSMMLPLLHHGMIIVGIPYRDTDLLTTTSGGTPYGASHLAGADSAKPVTDEEIRIARALGQRIALTAKKLKSA